One segment of Polyangiaceae bacterium DNA contains the following:
- a CDS encoding Rne/Rng family ribonuclease, with the protein MARNTLVINCDLRETRVALIEDGVIAELHIERAASRSTVGNIVLGRVSRVLPGMQAAFIDVGMDRAAFLHVEDLIKPADFETYLAGSPRGDDDEPSGRGEGGRRQRLPRPDLIDDDDDDDDDDVNGDADDRDLDDGDADDDDDDGDDAANGSGADEELNGDAAAAGGSEDDDDEDDEDIVINGADSEDLDDDEDLSGADAEDLDEDEDEDEEDEDADGGEDDDEEDPEDESEAVAASAAEEDAEDDEPSGELLSTTDTADSGWEPAPAVSDAASQDVAVAAADAPPVDAWEDESSTAEGNGAATGDDGAAAADDGAGASRVSEDNRGRRRRRRRRRTNRKDGEGAVAAAPAPAPVAERPGRSRRAGRSGGERRERGGDRRDRGGDRRERRGSNGKNGKNGKKSTSRVSRSVPITEVVKEGDQVVVQITKEPIGTKGARVSSHVSLPGRYAVYLPTVEHVGISKRIGGGRERSRLREVIDSLKPAMGGLIVRTVAEGLTKKQLKADVGYLMKLWADIATKKKEARAPAILYSELDIVLKTARDLFTDEIETIVIDDKDQYVRLVRFVEMFLPGRVKDIHLYQGQEPIFDAYGIEDEIGRALSRKVPLPSGGYLVIDQAEALAAIDVNTGRFIGKGSKDLEETALKTNLEAVEEIAYQLRFRNIGGLVILDLIDMEVSSNRDKVFRSLEQRLAKDKAKTTINRISELGLIEMTRKRTRESLSRTMNEPCFYCDGTGQIQSRQTIAYEILRQIRRERASLAGYSVIVNAHPAIVDLLQTEEREAVQEAERRYMRRIELVPRTEYHIEQFDLQGK; encoded by the coding sequence ATGGCCAGAAATACTCTCGTCATCAATTGTGATCTGCGTGAAACCCGAGTTGCTCTGATTGAAGACGGCGTCATCGCCGAGCTGCACATAGAGCGAGCCGCTTCGCGCTCGACGGTTGGCAACATCGTTCTGGGTCGGGTCAGCCGCGTGCTGCCCGGCATGCAAGCCGCGTTCATCGACGTCGGCATGGACCGGGCCGCGTTTCTTCACGTCGAAGATCTGATCAAACCCGCTGACTTCGAAACCTACTTGGCCGGTAGCCCCCGAGGCGACGACGACGAGCCAAGCGGTCGTGGCGAAGGCGGCAGGCGCCAGCGGCTGCCTCGACCTGACTTGATCGACGACGATGACGACGACGACGACGACGACGTCAACGGTGACGCGGACGATCGCGATCTCGACGACGGTGACGCGGATGACGACGACGACGATGGGGACGACGCGGCGAATGGAAGCGGCGCGGACGAGGAGCTCAACGGCGACGCCGCGGCGGCGGGCGGGTCCGAAGACGATGACGATGAGGACGACGAAGACATCGTCATCAACGGTGCGGACAGCGAAGACCTCGACGACGACGAGGACCTGAGCGGCGCGGACGCCGAAGACCTCGACGAAGACGAGGACGAGGACGAAGAAGACGAAGACGCCGATGGCGGCGAGGACGACGACGAGGAGGATCCCGAGGACGAGTCCGAGGCGGTCGCAGCCTCCGCCGCGGAAGAGGACGCCGAGGACGACGAGCCTTCGGGGGAGCTTCTGAGCACCACCGACACGGCGGACAGCGGGTGGGAACCTGCACCCGCCGTCAGCGACGCTGCGAGCCAAGATGTAGCGGTCGCAGCTGCCGACGCGCCCCCAGTCGACGCTTGGGAAGACGAGAGTTCCACCGCGGAAGGCAACGGCGCCGCTACGGGCGATGACGGCGCCGCAGCGGCGGACGACGGCGCTGGAGCAAGCCGTGTCAGCGAAGACAACCGCGGACGACGGCGACGGCGGCGACGACGACGCACCAACCGCAAGGACGGTGAGGGTGCGGTCGCAGCGGCTCCGGCTCCGGCTCCAGTCGCGGAAAGGCCGGGTCGTTCCCGCAGGGCGGGACGCAGCGGCGGTGAACGGCGTGAGCGTGGCGGCGATCGACGCGACCGCGGCGGCGACCGACGTGAGCGCCGCGGCAGCAACGGCAAGAACGGCAAGAACGGCAAGAAGAGCACATCGCGCGTGTCACGCTCGGTGCCCATCACCGAGGTGGTGAAAGAGGGCGATCAGGTCGTCGTCCAGATCACCAAGGAGCCGATCGGCACCAAGGGCGCCCGCGTCTCCAGTCACGTGTCCCTGCCGGGGCGCTACGCCGTCTATCTGCCCACGGTCGAGCACGTTGGTATCTCCAAGCGCATCGGCGGCGGACGTGAGCGCTCGCGCCTTCGCGAAGTCATCGACTCCCTCAAGCCGGCCATGGGCGGCCTGATCGTGCGCACCGTGGCCGAAGGGCTGACCAAGAAGCAGCTCAAGGCCGACGTGGGCTACTTGATGAAGCTGTGGGCCGACATCGCCACGAAGAAGAAGGAGGCCAGAGCACCGGCCATCCTCTATTCGGAACTCGACATCGTGCTCAAGACCGCCCGCGATCTGTTCACGGACGAGATTGAGACCATCGTCATCGACGACAAGGATCAGTACGTGCGACTGGTCCGCTTCGTGGAGATGTTCCTTCCCGGTCGGGTGAAGGACATCCACCTGTACCAAGGACAGGAGCCCATCTTCGACGCCTACGGGATCGAGGACGAAATCGGCCGGGCGCTCAGCCGCAAGGTCCCGCTGCCGAGCGGCGGCTACCTGGTCATCGATCAGGCCGAGGCGCTGGCCGCCATCGACGTGAACACGGGCCGGTTCATCGGCAAGGGCAGCAAAGACCTGGAAGAGACCGCGCTCAAGACCAACCTGGAGGCCGTCGAGGAGATCGCCTACCAGCTGCGTTTCCGAAACATCGGCGGCTTGGTGATCCTGGACCTCATCGACATGGAGGTGTCCAGCAATCGCGACAAGGTGTTCCGCTCCCTGGAGCAACGTCTGGCGAAGGACAAGGCCAAGACGACGATCAATCGCATCAGTGAACTCGGCTTGATCGAGATGACGCGCAAGCGGACTCGCGAGAGCTTGAGCCGCACGATGAACGAGCCCTGTTTCTACTGCGACGGAACGGGCCAGATTCAGTCGCGACAGACCATCGCCTACGAAATCTTGCGGCAGATCCGCCGCGAGCGCGCGTCACTGGCGGGCTACAGCGTCATCGTGAATGCTCACCCTGCCATCGTGGACTTGCTGCAAACCGAAGAGCGCGAAGCGGTTCAAGAGGCGGAACGCCGCTACATGCGGCGCATCGAGCTCGTGCCGCGCACCGAGTATCACATCGAGCAGTTCGATCTGCAGGGAAAGTGA